From one Sporohalobacter salinus genomic stretch:
- a CDS encoding anti-sigma factor family protein, with product MECKKVQQTLSAYLDKEVSDFETKKIERHLDKCKRCRSAYQTLKNTVDKLEYYPQIEADDNFTEEVMNKIEEENSLSDLVFEDWLNKFILSHKLITTIILLCFLVSAILIFTVANKLSIFIIGKVFYHLFSSSYFVSDSLTALYPESLFYLEGIFLISLVSFLFILKQIKEWDSCELNNKLNKEN from the coding sequence ATGGAGTGTAAGAAAGTTCAACAGACTTTATCGGCTTATTTAGACAAGGAAGTTTCTGATTTTGAAACAAAAAAGATTGAACGACATTTAGATAAGTGTAAAAGATGTAGATCGGCTTATCAAACTTTAAAGAATACAGTAGATAAATTGGAATATTATCCTCAAATAGAGGCTGATGATAATTTTACTGAAGAAGTAATGAATAAGATTGAAGAAGAAAACAGTTTATCTGATCTTGTTTTTGAAGATTGGCTAAATAAGTTTATCTTGTCTCATAAGTTAATAACAACAATTATTTTGTTGTGTTTTTTAGTAAGTGCTATTTTAATATTTACTGTTGCTAATAAGTTGTCTATATTTATTATTGGTAAAGTTTTTTATCATCTTTTTAGTAGTTCTTATTTTGTTAGTGATAGCTTGACTGCATTATATCCTGAATCGCTATTTTATTTAGAAGGGATCTTTTTGATTAGTTTAGTTAGCTTTCTATTTATTTTAAAACAAATTAAAGAATGGGATTCCTGTGAATTAAATAATAAGCTTAATAAGGAGAATTGA
- a CDS encoding adenosylcobalamin-dependent ribonucleoside-diphosphate reductase, producing MSLDLPENTKNLLEDRYLKRNEKREVVETPQELFVRVAENIASAEEDEEKQEYYEEEFYNLMTDFKFLPNSPTLMNAGTELQQLAACFVLPVEDSMEGIFTAVRNAALIHKSGGGTGFAFSRLRPKDDVVKSTGGVSSGPLSFMKVFNSATNTVKQGGKRRGANMGMLRVDHPDILDFIHAKGELNDENQELYDEFKESLEDTYLAPEVIDTKLKQYKQKLLDNQFSNFNLSVGVTDKFMEAVKEEEDYELINPRTGQVVDELDAKKVFRLIVKYAWKNGEPGIVFLDEINRENQVPNLGEIEATNPCGEQPLLPDEACNLGSINLSKFVSGGKVDWEELKETIKLAVRFLDNVIDMNDYPLDEIEEQVMKSRKVGLGVMGFHEMLIRLEIAYDSNEGVEMAKKVMKFINEHAHQYSQELAKEKGAFPAWEDSEYEKPRRNATLTTIAPTGSISFLAGTSGGIEPFFDFSYTHTDGEGNTSKFEYDFTSEADEEVLVTTMDIAPEWHIRIQAAFQEHVDNAVSKTINLPNTATREDVMESYMLAYKLNCKGLTVYRDGSRESQVLQSSNNEKQAKLRTDKIYPRTRPLIADGKTVKYDTGCGKLYLTINVDDNGEPIETFLTTGSDGGCQVMTEAVSRLTSMALRAGIAPEEIIDQLSSTSTCPSFMYQRGKGAKLTGRSCSDVVGKALKKILETTNGLEKISEEEIAETEDEVINDTADVKKKEADNVDSVSRPKCPECDNELVFEEGCNTCQNCGYSSCS from the coding sequence TTGAGTTTAGATTTACCAGAGAATACTAAAAATTTATTAGAAGACAGATATTTAAAACGCAATGAAAAAAGAGAGGTAGTTGAAACTCCTCAAGAATTATTTGTTAGGGTAGCTGAAAATATTGCTTCAGCTGAGGAGGATGAAGAGAAACAGGAATATTATGAAGAAGAATTCTATAATTTAATGACAGATTTTAAGTTTCTACCTAATTCCCCCACTTTGATGAATGCAGGAACTGAATTACAGCAATTAGCAGCCTGTTTTGTATTGCCTGTAGAGGATAGCATGGAAGGAATATTTACTGCTGTAAGAAATGCAGCTTTAATACATAAAAGTGGAGGAGGTACTGGGTTTGCATTTAGTAGATTAAGACCAAAGGATGATGTAGTTAAAAGTACTGGAGGAGTAAGTTCTGGGCCGCTTAGCTTTATGAAGGTTTTTAATTCTGCTACTAATACTGTAAAGCAGGGTGGTAAAAGACGCGGAGCTAATATGGGGATGTTACGTGTAGATCACCCTGATATTTTAGACTTTATTCATGCAAAAGGTGAGCTAAATGATGAAAATCAAGAACTTTATGATGAATTTAAAGAAAGTCTTGAAGATACTTATTTGGCTCCAGAAGTTATTGATACAAAGTTAAAACAGTATAAACAGAAATTATTAGACAATCAATTTTCTAATTTTAATTTATCAGTTGGAGTAACTGACAAATTTATGGAAGCTGTAAAAGAAGAAGAAGATTATGAATTAATTAATCCGCGAACTGGACAAGTTGTAGATGAATTAGATGCTAAAAAAGTATTTAGATTAATTGTTAAATATGCTTGGAAAAATGGAGAACCGGGAATTGTTTTTCTTGATGAGATTAATCGTGAAAATCAAGTTCCTAATCTAGGTGAAATTGAAGCTACTAATCCTTGTGGAGAGCAGCCTTTATTGCCTGATGAGGCTTGTAATTTGGGGTCAATTAATTTATCTAAGTTTGTTAGTGGTGGAAAAGTCGATTGGGAAGAATTAAAAGAAACAATTAAGTTGGCTGTTCGTTTTCTGGATAATGTAATTGATATGAATGATTATCCTCTAGATGAAATAGAAGAACAGGTTATGAAGTCAAGAAAAGTTGGATTAGGAGTAATGGGCTTTCATGAAATGTTAATTAGATTAGAGATTGCTTATGATAGTAATGAGGGCGTTGAAATGGCTAAAAAAGTAATGAAATTTATTAATGAACATGCTCATCAATATAGTCAAGAGCTAGCAAAAGAAAAAGGGGCATTTCCAGCCTGGGAAGATAGTGAATATGAAAAACCTCGGCGAAATGCTACATTAACTACTATTGCTCCTACTGGTTCGATTAGTTTCTTAGCTGGTACTAGTGGAGGAATAGAGCCATTTTTTGATTTTTCTTATACACATACTGATGGGGAAGGAAATACATCAAAATTTGAGTATGACTTCACATCAGAGGCTGATGAAGAAGTATTAGTAACAACAATGGATATTGCTCCTGAATGGCATATTAGGATTCAGGCTGCTTTTCAAGAACATGTAGATAATGCAGTATCAAAGACAATTAATCTACCTAATACGGCTACTAGAGAAGATGTAATGGAAAGCTATATGTTAGCCTATAAATTGAATTGCAAAGGCTTGACAGTTTATCGTGATGGTTCTAGAGAAAGCCAGGTATTACAGTCTAGTAATAATGAAAAGCAGGCAAAATTACGGACAGATAAAATTTATCCAAGGACTCGACCATTGATTGCAGATGGAAAGACAGTAAAGTATGATACTGGCTGCGGGAAACTCTATTTAACTATTAATGTTGATGACAATGGTGAACCAATTGAGACCTTCTTAACTACTGGTTCTGATGGTGGATGCCAAGTTATGACAGAAGCAGTTAGTAGATTAACTAGTATGGCTTTAAGAGCAGGAATAGCACCAGAAGAGATTATTGATCAGCTTTCTTCTACTAGTACATGTCCAAGCTTTATGTATCAGCGAGGTAAAGGTGCTAAATTAACTGGAAGAAGTTGTTCTGATGTAGTAGGTAAGGCTTTAAAGAAGATATTAGAAACTACTAATGGTTTAGAAAAGATATCAGAAGAAGAAATAGCAGAGACTGAAGATGAAGTGATAAATGATACTGCTGATGTAAAAAAGAAAGAGGCTGATAATGTTGATTCAGTATCAAGACCTAAATGCCCTGAATGTGACAATGAACTTGTTTTTGAAGAGGGATGTAATACATGCCAAAATTGTGGATATAGTAGTTGCAGTTAA
- a CDS encoding ArsR/SmtB family transcription factor, which produces MSKENKCLSCEVYNLHEENIKLLQDEELPEDIIQKLAETFKVLGDPTRIKIINALSNVELCVCDISEHLEMSSSAVSHQLRVLRNLNLVKYRKEGRTVYYSLDDDHILQLFSQCLEHILEKEDVEK; this is translated from the coding sequence ATGTCAAAAGAAAATAAGTGTTTAAGTTGTGAAGTATATAATCTACATGAGGAAAATATTAAATTGCTGCAGGATGAAGAATTACCAGAGGATATTATTCAGAAATTAGCTGAAACTTTTAAGGTTTTAGGAGATCCAACTCGGATTAAGATTATCAATGCATTGAGTAATGTAGAATTATGTGTTTGTGATATATCAGAGCATTTGGAAATGAGTTCTTCTGCTGTTTCCCATCAACTTAGAGTTTTAAGGAATCTTAATTTAGTTAAGTACCGCAAGGAAGGAAGAACAGTTTATTATTCTCTTGATGATGATCACATTTTACAATTATTTAGTCAATGTTTAGAACATATATTAGAAAAAGAAGATGTAGAGAAGTAA
- a CDS encoding cell wall hydrolase, whose translation MIQNMQQRKIITYLVLISILIPFLTGFILIEPVWAFGSESYKSVLKGLFMIFLLSFLGDDSEADDKKSSSSDNSSSNEGEYVRYQPTEEELQTLSRAVYSEARGENYTGQVAVAAVILNRVDSSEFPDTINGVVYQRHDGQYAFSAVWDGQIYLKPNETAYKAAKDALNGWDPSEGALYYYNPKTATASWIFENTVPIKRIGRHLFAKLKT comes from the coding sequence ATGATACAGAATATGCAGCAGCGAAAGATAATTACATATTTAGTATTAATTAGTATATTAATCCCTTTTTTAACTGGGTTTATATTGATTGAACCAGTTTGGGCTTTTGGTAGTGAAAGCTATAAATCAGTTTTAAAAGGATTATTTATGATTTTTTTGTTATCATTTTTAGGAGATGATTCTGAAGCTGATGATAAAAAATCTAGTTCTAGTGATAATTCTTCGTCAAATGAAGGTGAATATGTTCGCTATCAACCTACAGAAGAGGAATTACAAACGTTATCTAGAGCAGTTTATTCTGAAGCTCGAGGTGAAAATTATACAGGTCAAGTAGCTGTAGCTGCTGTAATTTTAAATCGAGTTGATAGCTCTGAATTTCCTGATACTATTAATGGAGTGGTTTATCAACGTCATGATGGGCAGTATGCTTTTTCTGCTGTTTGGGATGGCCAGATTTATTTAAAACCTAATGAAACAGCATATAAAGCGGCTAAGGATGCTTTAAATGGCTGGGATCCAAGTGAAGGAGCACTTTATTATTATAATCCTAAGACAGCTACTGCAAGCTGGATTTTTGAAAATACAGTACCAATTAAAAGGATTGGACGTCATTTATTTGCTAAGCTGAAGACTTAA
- a CDS encoding demethoxyubiquinone hydroxylase family protein: MKQEDIIKKLNWFYSLEHNQVDLYTTQSKNTTDPYIKKTFARISTIEQQHVNVIADKIKELGGRPTLLGNVMGSLSGRILGKLTGKIDIVSLLKLNIKLEEKAMKDYKNFIARVKDDSDLYELLWSNSIDEDLHAGWFVKKIKEIEKRETNK, from the coding sequence TTGAAACAAGAAGATATTATTAAAAAATTAAATTGGTTCTATTCTTTGGAACATAATCAGGTTGATCTTTATACGACTCAAAGCAAGAATACTACTGATCCATATATAAAAAAAACTTTTGCCCGGATATCCACTATTGAACAACAACATGTTAATGTAATTGCAGATAAAATAAAAGAGCTTGGGGGAAGGCCTACATTATTAGGTAATGTAATGGGGTCATTAAGCGGGAGAATACTAGGTAAACTTACTGGTAAGATAGATATAGTTAGTTTGTTAAAATTAAATATAAAGTTAGAAGAGAAAGCTATGAAAGATTATAAAAACTTTATTGCCCGTGTGAAAGATGATAGTGACTTATATGAACTTTTATGGTCTAATTCAATCGATGAAGATTTACATGCAGGCTGGTTTGTTAAGAAGATCAAAGAAATAGAAAAAAGGGAAACAAACAAATAA
- a CDS encoding DMT family transporter — MSQIFFFVFAVIAGTAMAIQGSLNSVLGKIIGFWEATFVVHIIATLLVAIIIFIFSLNKGDFGNLVKAPWYTYIGGILNVIILYGVVVTIPELGVANATTLIIVGQVTTAVIIDHFGFWGLETVPFQWIKLVGMGLLALGARLLLNMG; from the coding sequence ATGAGTCAAATTTTCTTTTTTGTATTTGCTGTAATTGCTGGTACAGCAATGGCTATTCAAGGTTCATTAAATTCAGTATTAGGTAAAATAATTGGTTTTTGGGAAGCAACTTTTGTAGTTCATATAATAGCTACTTTATTAGTAGCAATTATTATCTTTATTTTTAGTCTAAATAAAGGGGATTTCGGTAATTTAGTAAAAGCTCCTTGGTATACTTATATAGGTGGAATATTAAATGTAATAATTCTATATGGAGTGGTAGTTACAATTCCAGAGTTAGGAGTAGCAAATGCTACTACTTTAATTATTGTAGGTCAAGTAACAACAGCAGTAATTATTGATCACTTTGGTTTTTGGGGATTAGAGACAGTTCCGTTTCAGTGGATAAAGTTAGTTGGAATGGGTTTATTGGCTTTGGGAGCAAGATTACTTTTAAATATGGGGTAA
- a CDS encoding protease complex subunit PrcB family protein — protein sequence MHRGLIFSGILILLLVITGCNVNNKVSTVIYNSKEELSGEWTEKEPPQETRYKLITNENKRKVLRDYSDDEAKPYYHSIEELDLTKEVAILAYLGPMPNGGYGIQINKVIQRNNKLIAKVKYVSPKPDDLVTMIVTYPYDLVTIKKNKLSVNNVAELDLVIVENNNIK from the coding sequence ATGCATAGAGGATTAATTTTTAGTGGAATATTAATTTTATTATTAGTGATTACTGGATGTAATGTAAATAATAAAGTTAGTACTGTTATTTATAATTCAAAGGAAGAATTATCTGGAGAATGGACAGAAAAGGAACCTCCACAAGAAACTAGATATAAATTGATTACTAATGAGAATAAACGAAAAGTATTGAGAGACTATTCTGATGATGAAGCGAAACCATATTATCATAGTATTGAAGAATTGGATTTGACAAAAGAAGTAGCTATTCTAGCTTATTTAGGTCCAATGCCTAATGGAGGATATGGAATTCAAATTAATAAAGTCATCCAAAGAAATAATAAATTAATTGCTAAGGTTAAATATGTAAGTCCTAAACCTGATGATCTAGTTACTATGATAGTTACATATCCTTATGATTTAGTTACAATAAAGAAGAATAAATTATCAGTCAACAATGTTGCTGAACTAGACTTAGTTATAGTAGAAAACAACAATATTAAATAA
- the trxA gene encoding thioredoxin, whose translation MAGENVTELTGDNFKSEVLEAEGRVLVDFWAPWCGPCKQLLPIIEEFADDYKGEVKVGKVNVEDNKDLAAEYNVMSIPTLVLFEDGEILNREVGVSSKEELENLIK comes from the coding sequence ATGGCTGGAGAAAATGTAACTGAATTAACTGGAGATAATTTTAAGAGTGAAGTTTTAGAAGCAGAGGGAAGAGTATTAGTTGATTTTTGGGCACCTTGGTGCGGTCCTTGCAAGCAGCTTCTTCCAATTATAGAAGAATTCGCAGATGATTATAAAGGAGAAGTTAAAGTAGGGAAGGTTAATGTAGAAGATAATAAAGATTTAGCAGCAGAATATAACGTTATGAGTATTCCTACTTTAGTTTTGTTTGAAGATGGTGAAATTCTTAATAGAGAGGTAGGAGTTTCTTCTAAAGAAGAATTGGAGAATTTAATTAAATAA
- a CDS encoding metal-dependent hydrolase: MSHHTHSAFGVLFAVITIKVITSFDLYNNFLGEYLLIIYQTNKISLYSGAILGALIPDIDHINSHIANKFKPLSWFIKLLGIKHRGITHSLLGLILFSLLVKKLFYLDWISQGWYYSLILGYISHLIADMFNSTGLPILFPLKYRFKFGFNITTGSWQENLFFSIVIACLFILLFQKPIHSILL; the protein is encoded by the coding sequence ATGTCTCATCATACTCATTCTGCTTTCGGAGTTTTATTTGCAGTTATTACCATTAAAGTTATTACCTCATTTGATTTATATAATAATTTCCTAGGTGAATATCTATTAATTATTTATCAAACTAATAAAATTTCTCTCTATTCTGGAGCAATACTTGGTGCTTTAATTCCAGATATTGATCATATTAATAGTCATATAGCAAATAAATTTAAACCATTAAGTTGGTTTATAAAATTATTAGGAATTAAACATAGAGGTATAACTCATAGTTTACTCGGACTAATTTTATTTTCACTTTTAGTTAAAAAGTTATTCTATCTTGACTGGATAAGTCAAGGGTGGTACTATAGCTTGATTCTAGGATATATTAGTCACTTAATTGCTGATATGTTTAATTCAACAGGACTTCCTATTTTATTTCCTCTAAAATACCGATTTAAATTCGGATTCAATATCACTACCGGAAGTTGGCAAGAAAATCTATTTTTTTCTATTGTTATTGCTTGTTTATTTATCCTTTTATTTCAAAAACCGATTCATTCTATATTACTTTAA
- a CDS encoding N-acetylmuramoyl-L-alanine amidase family protein: MVFLVFLLGKRCYFSSVAVNLNFPLDKKVIMIDPGHGGIDGGTNKEGVLEKNINLAIALKLKKILDQKNVTVKLTRKEDKTLDQLNSRSSSRHLRDLWARVEMINQKEIDLFLSLHVNAGASYLRGAKIFYRADNKELAYLLQNKLNNLKYKNINHPTNSPLAADYFILNHANPPRVIVEVGYITNPIDYKLLQQNDYQLVIAKTLSEGIEEYFSSFSFIWRN, from the coding sequence TTGGTATTTTTAGTTTTTTTGCTAGGAAAGAGGTGTTATTTTTCTTCTGTAGCTGTGAATTTAAATTTTCCTTTAGATAAGAAAGTAATTATGATTGATCCAGGTCATGGAGGAATAGATGGTGGAACAAATAAAGAGGGAGTTTTAGAAAAGAATATTAATTTAGCTATTGCATTAAAATTAAAGAAAATATTAGATCAAAAAAATGTTACTGTAAAGTTGACTCGAAAAGAAGATAAGACATTAGATCAGCTAAATAGTCGTTCAAGTAGTCGACATTTAAGGGATTTATGGGCTAGAGTAGAAATGATTAATCAAAAAGAAATTGATTTATTTCTTAGCCTTCATGTTAATGCTGGGGCTTCCTATTTAAGGGGAGCTAAAATTTTTTATAGAGCAGATAATAAAGAATTAGCTTATTTATTACAGAATAAATTGAATAATTTAAAATATAAGAATATAAATCATCCTACTAATTCACCTTTAGCAGCAGATTATTTTATTTTAAATCATGCTAATCCGCCAAGAGTGATAGTGGAAGTGGGTTATATTACCAATCCAATAGATTATAAGTTGTTACAGCAAAATGATTATCAATTGGTAATAGCAAAGACTTTATCTGAAGGCATAGAAGAATATTTCTCCAGCTTTTCTTTTATTTGGAGAAATTAG
- a CDS encoding RNA polymerase sigma factor, translating into MDKEDETLIENCKQGNDKAFSLLIEKYKQDCLNIAYQLIGDRQLAEDIAQEAFIRVYKSIGDFRGDSAFFTWLYQIVLNLCRDHFRRQSEENLFSLENSALENILRKEIPDFDDAPENYIEKQELQRMIKESLTELSFKHRQVIVLRDLQGLTYQKIAETLKIPLGTVKSRLNTARNRLQQSLLTAKKRYKFRG; encoded by the coding sequence ATGGATAAAGAAGATGAGACTTTGATTGAAAATTGTAAGCAAGGAAATGATAAAGCCTTTAGCTTATTAATTGAGAAGTATAAGCAGGATTGTCTTAATATAGCATATCAATTAATAGGTGATAGACAATTAGCTGAAGATATAGCTCAGGAGGCTTTTATTAGGGTTTATAAATCTATAGGTGATTTTCGTGGAGATTCTGCATTTTTTACTTGGTTATATCAGATTGTTCTCAATCTCTGTCGTGATCATTTTCGAAGACAATCTGAGGAAAACCTGTTTTCATTAGAAAATTCAGCACTAGAGAATATTTTAAGAAAAGAAATTCCAGATTTTGATGATGCACCAGAAAATTATATAGAAAAACAAGAGTTACAACGAATGATAAAGGAAAGTTTGACTGAGTTATCTTTTAAACATCGACAAGTAATTGTTTTGCGTGATTTGCAGGGACTTACTTATCAAAAAATTGCTGAGACTTTAAAAATTCCGTTAGGGACAGTAAAATCAAGATTAAATACAGCTAGAAATAGATTGCAACAGAGTTTGTTAACTGCTAAGAAAAGATATAAATTTAGAGGCTAA